GTCGAGGAGTCGAAGGACGTCGTCGCGATCGAGCGGACCCGTGAGTTCCGGGGCCGGTACCACGTCCTCGGCGGCGCGATCAGCCCGATCGAGGGCGTCGGCCCGGACGACCTGCGGATCCGTGAGCTGCTGGCACGCCTGGCGGACGGCGTGGTGACCGAGCTGATCCTCGCCACCGACCCGAACCTGGAGGGCGAGGCGACCGCCACCTACCTCGCCCGCATGATCAAGCCCATGGGCCTGAAGGTCACCCGCCTGGCCAGCGGGCTCCCCGTCGGGGGAGATCTGGAGTACGCGGACGAGGTCACGCTCGGGCGGGCCTTTGAAGGAAGGCGACTTCTCGATGTCTGACGCAACGCTGCACGCCCTCGGCCAGGACCCGGACGACTTCGCGGCCTCGATCGCGGACCAGATCGAGTCGTTCATCGTCGCGGTCACCGAGGTGGCCAAGGGCGAGGACCCGGACAGTGCGGTGCCGTTCCTCCTCCTGGAGGTCTCCCAGCTGCTGCTGGCGGGCGGCCGGCTGGGCGCGTACCAGGACGTGCTCCCCGAAGAACGCTACGAGCCCGACCTCGGCCCCGAGCCGGACGTCGACGACCTGCGCGAGCGGTTCGCGATCATGCTGGAGCCGGTCGACGTCTACTCCGAGGTCTTCGACCCGTACGAGCCCCGCAAGGCGCCGGTCCCGCACCGGATCTCCGACGACCTGGCCGACGTGGTCGCGGACCTGCGGCACGGGCTCATCCACCACCAGGCCGGCCGGATCACCGAGGCGCTGTGGTGGTGGCAGTTCTCGTACTTCACCAACTGGGGCCCGACGGCCTCGGCCACCCTGCGCGCCCTCCAGTCGCTGATCGCGCACGTGCGGCTGGACCAGCCCCTCGCGGCCCTGGACGGCCTCGACACGGACGAGGACCTGGCGGAGGACGACCTCGCGGAGCAGGCCGGGCAGGTCATGGCCGAGGAGCTGGGCGGCCTCGGCCGCAAGTAGCTGCAATGGGCAGATAACAGCCGTGGGCAGGGAACCCATCCTTTGATCTTCTCGTCTCATGATGTGGTACGAGGCGGTCGGATCCCGGTCGCTCGTTAGACTGCACCAGCAAATTGAGACGGACTGAGCGAGGAGCGCACGTGGGCCTTGTCGTGCAGAAGTACGGAGGCTCCTCCGTAGCCGATGCCGAAGGCATCAAGCGCGTCGCCAAGCGGATCGTGGATGCCAAGAAGAACGGCCACCAAGTGGTCGTCGTGGTGTCCGCGATGGGCGACACGACGGACGAGCTGATCGATCTCGCCGAGCAGGTATCCCCGATGCCTGCCGGGCGCGAATTCGACATGCTGCTGACCGCCGGAGAGCGGATCTCCATGGCCCTGCTGGCCATGGCGATCAAAAACCTGGGCCACGAGGCCCAGTCGTTCACCGGTAGCCAGGCAGGCGTCATCACCGACTCGGTCCACAACAAAGCGCGCATCATCGATGTCACGCCGGGCCGTATCCGCACCGCGCTGGACGAGGGCAACATCGCCATCGTCGCCGGTTTCCAGGGCGTGTCCGCGGACTCCAAGGACATCACCACCCTGGGCCGCGGCGGCTCGGACACCACCGCCGTGGCGCTCGCCGCGGCGCTGGACGCCGAGGTGTGCGAGATCTACACCGACGTCGACGGCGTCTTCACCGCGGACCCCCGCGTCGTGAAGAAGGCCAAGAAGATCGACTGGATCTCCTCCGAGGACATGCTGGAGCTCGCCGCTTCCGGTTCCAAGGTGCTGCTCCACCGCTGCGTCGAGTACGCACGCCGATACAACATCCCGATCCACGTCCGCTCGTCCTTCTCCGGACTGCGCGGAACCTGGGTCAGCAACGAACAGCCGCAAGGGGACGAGCAGGTGGAGCACGCCATCATCTCCGGAGTCGCTCACGACGTCTCCGAAGCCAAGATCACGGTCGTCGGCGTCCCGGACAAGCCGGGTGAGGCCGCGGCGATCTTCCGCGCCATCGCGGATGCCGAGATCAACATCGACATGATCGTGCAGAACGTGTCCGCGGCCTCGACGGGCCTCACGGACATCTCCTTCACGCTCCCCAAGGCCGAGGGCCACAAGGCCATCGACGCCCTGGAGAAGGCGAAGGGCCAGATCGGGTTCGACTCCCTGCGCTACGACGACCAGATCGGCAAGATCTCCCTGGTCGGCGCGGGCATGAAGACGAACCCGGGCGTCACCGCCTCCTTCTTCCAGGCGCTGTCCGACGCGGGCGTCAACATCGAGCTGATCTCGACCTCCGAGATCCGCATCTCGGTCGTGACCCGCCAGGACGACGTCAACGAGGCCGTCCGCGCCGTGCACACGGCCTTCGGCCTCGACTCCGACAGTGACGAAGCCGTCGTCTACGGAGGCACCGGACGATGACCGGCGCCCGGTCCTCCGCCCCGGCGCTCGCCGTGGTCGGGGCGACCGGAGCGGTCGGCACCGTCCTGCTCCAGATGCTGTCCCTGCGGACGGACGTCTGGGGCGAGATCCGCCTGATCGCCTCCGCGCGCTCGGCCGGCCGCATGCTGGCCGTCCGCGCGGAGGAGACCGAGGTGTTCGCCCTCACCGAGGACGCCTTCGATGGCTTCGGTGTGGGCGACGTCGCGCTGTTCCTCACCCCGGCCGACATCTCGGCGCGCTGGGCCCCCGTGGTGGCCGCGCGCGGCACCGTCGTCGTGGACCAGTCCGACGCCTTCCGGGAGGATCCCGAGGTGCCGCTGGTGGTGCCCGAGATCAACGCCCACGCGGTACGGATCCGGCCGCGCGGGATCGTGGCCGCCCCGGACACCGTCACCGCCGCGATGATCGCCTCCCTCGGCGCGCTGCACGCCGAGTACTCCCTCACCGACCTGGCCGTCTCCACGTACCAGGCCGCGAGCGCCGCCGGCCGGGCCGGCGCCGAGACGCTGCGCCGCCAGCTGTCGCTGGTCGCGGGCACCTCCCTGGGCGAGCAGCCCGGGGACGTACGCCGTGCCGTGGGCGAGGACACCGGCCCCTTCGCGGCGCCGCTGGCCCTCAACGTCGTGCCGTGGTCCGGCGAGCTGCGCGAGGGCGGCTGGTCCTCGCACGAGCTGGCCGTACGGGCGCAGACCCGCCGGATCCTGCAGCTGGAGCAGCTCCCGGTCGCCGTGACCTGCGTACAGGTACCGGTGCTGACCGGGAATTCGCTGACGGTACGGGCCCGGTTCGAGAACCGGGTGGACGCCGCGCACGCGCGGGAGATCCTGGATGCCGCGCCCGGAGTGGTGCTCGTCGACGACCCCGAGGCGGGGGAGTTCCCGACCCCGGTGGACGCCGCCGGGACGGATCCTGCCTGGGTGGGACGGGTGCGGGCCTCGCTCGACGACCGGCACTCGCTGGAGTTCTTCGTGTGCGCCGACAATCTCCGCAAGGGCGCCGCTCTGAATGCCACTCAGATCGCGGAACTGATCGCAGGTGAATTTGCGTAATTCGCTTTGTAGGATCGGTGCTGATCCCTTGATCAAGGTGATGGCCCGACTGCCGTCTCGATAAGACAGGGCAATCGGGAAGATCGGGTACGCATGAGGGCAATTGGGATTTCGCCGGGCCGGCAGCCTCGCGCGTACAACCCTGATGGGGGGACGCGTGTCCTACAGGCGTGGCAGAGGCACTCCTCGAACCAGTCGTCCGACCGGTGCGTACCGGGATCATCCCGTCGCGCCAGGGCTTCCTCATGCCCGCCCTGCCCGCCCTGCCCGTCAGGCCCCATGCCGGGGTCCCCGTGATCGTTCCCGTCCCGCCGGCCGGGCCCTCCGAGGCGCCCGTACTGGCCGGCGTACCGACCCGGAACGGCCGCGTGCCCGCGCCGCGCGAAAGCGCTGAGCCGGGCGGCGTAGAGAGCGGCGGCACAGGAGAGACGGCCGAGACGGCCGAGAAGGTCGTGGTGGCCGGCACCACCGTCGACCACCTCACCGAGACCTACCAGGCGCACTACCGCTCGCTGCTCGGCCTCGCCGCGCTGCTCCTCGACGACACCGCCTCCTGTGAGGACGTGGTCCAGGAGGCGTTCATCCGCGTGCACTCGGCCCGGAACCGGGTGCGCGACCGGGACAAGACCCTGGCATACCTGCGCCAGACCGTCGTGAACCTCTCGCGGTCCGCCCTGCGCCGGCGCATCCTCGGCCTCAAGCTGCTCTCGAAGCCGATGCCGGACATGGCGAGCGCCGAAGAGGGCGCGTACGACCAGCTGGAGCGGGACGATTTGATCAAGGCGATGCGCGGACTTCAGCGCCGCCAGCGCGAGGTGCTGGTGTTGCGGTACTTCGCGGACATGACGGAAGCCCAGGTCGCCGAGACGCTCGGGGTGTCCCTCGGCTCGGTGAAGGCGTACGGATCGCGGGGCATTGCCGCGCTGCGGGTGGCAATGGAGGCTGCGCAGTCATGATGGACGACCACACCGTGCCGGGTGGCGCGAGCGAGGAACAGGCCCTGCGGGGTCTGCTGCACGGCGCCGTCGAGGGCCTGGAGCCCTCCGAGGGGGCGCTGGAGCGACTGCGGTACGCGGTCCCCGCGCGCCGGGTCCTGCGGCGCCAGGTCGTCATCGGCGCGGCGGCGGTCGCGCTCCTCGCCGGGGCCGCGATCCCGGCGGCCCTGCACCTGACGGCCGGCGAGGGCACCTCCCCCGACCACTCGACGATGGCCGGGCACGGCGCCGCCTCCGGCGACAAGCCGGGCGCGAACCCCTCCGATCCGCACCAGAACGGCTCCGGGGCCACCCCGCGGTCCAGCCGCTCCGCCGGGAGCGGTCCGGTCGCGGGCGGCGTCATCGGGCTCCCGGAATCCACGGCCGGTGCCGCGTCGGGCGGGGTCACGGCGGGCCCGTCGGGTGGCGCCGCCTCGGCCGGATCCGCCGGCACGGGCGGTGTGGTCGTGGGCCCCGGCCCGCTGCCGCCGGTGGCCGCGCCGGGCGTACCGGGGTGCGGGGCCGCACAGCTGGGAGTGGTGGGCTCGGCCCGCGCCCCGGAGGCCGACGGCAAGGTGTACGGCAGCTTCAAGATCACCAACGTCTCGGCGCACGGCTGCGCCGTCACCGGCCCGGACACCGTGACGGCGGCCGGCCTCGCCACGAGCCAGGGCTCGGCGGTCCCGGTGGTCGGCCACACGGCGGGGGACCCGGCGAGCGGACTGCTGCCGGACCCGCCGGCGCAGGCTCCGGTGCTGATGCTGTCCCCGAACACGGCGTACGAGGTCCGCTTCGCGTGGGTGCCGTCGGGGGAGCCCTGTACGGAGGCCACCTCGGGCGGCGGGAAGCCCCCGGTCGACGCGGCCACGGTGCCGGATGGCACGGATGCCCCCGTAGAGGAGCAGACGGGCGCCACACCGCCGCCCGCCCCGGCAGGGGTCTCGGTCTCCCACACCCCGCAGACGGGCTCCCCGACGACGGAGGCGACCATCCCCCAGGCCTGCGGCGGCACGGTCTACCGCACGGGCCCGATCCCGGTCGAAGCCCCGAAGCCGTAACCCCTGCGGGGCGCTCGGCGGTGTGGTTTCGGGCCTCCAGGCCCCGGCGAAATCCAGCCCCTCCGGCGATTGAGGAGTGGGGGTCCCCCCGGACGGAGTCTGGGGGAGGGTCCGGGGCGGAGCCCCGGCAGCGGCGCCGCAGCCGACAAGCCGGCTCGTGGGTCGCGGGCTCAGCCCCGCTGGGCCGCCACCGCTGCCTCGGCCGGCGAGGCCACGGGCACAAGCCCCGCCTCGGCGTCCCGCAGCGTCTCGATCTCGCGCCGGTACAGCCGGAACCACATGAACAGCACGAAGGCCACGAAGACGAACCACTCGCCGGTGTACCCGAGGTTCTGGAAGGCCTTCAGGTCGAGCCCGGTGTTGACCGGCGCCTGCACCGGCACCGGCACCAGGCCGTCCGCCGGCGTCTGCACCGTCAGCCACGCGTCGTACAGGTCGTACGGGACGATGTTGACCAGCGAGGCCGCACCGATGACGCCCAGCTGCCCGGCCGGCAGCCCGCCCGACGAGTGGACGCCCTTGCTGCTGGAGCTCTCCGAGGCCTGCAGGGCCCCGGTGACCTCGACCCGGCCCGTAGGCGCGGCCGGCGCCTTCGCCGGGTCCGCCGCCCCCGGCAGCCAGCCCCGGACGACCGGGACGGTCTTGCCGGAGTCGGTCTTCAGCAGGGTCAGCACGTAGAAGCCGGAGGCGCCGCCCTGCCGCCGCTCGGGGACCAGCAGCTGCTCCGCGTACTCCCCGGAGGCGGAGGCCATCCGCCCGGAGGT
This genomic window from Streptomyces sp. NBC_01351 contains:
- the recR gene encoding recombination mediator RecR, encoding MYEGVVQDLIDELGRLPGVGPKSAQRIAFHILQAEPTDVRRLAHALLEVKEKVRFCAVCGNVAQEERCNICRDPRRDLSVICVVEESKDVVAIERTREFRGRYHVLGGAISPIEGVGPDDLRIRELLARLADGVVTELILATDPNLEGEATATYLARMIKPMGLKVTRLASGLPVGGDLEYADEVTLGRAFEGRRLLDV
- a CDS encoding aspartate-semialdehyde dehydrogenase, which encodes MTGARSSAPALAVVGATGAVGTVLLQMLSLRTDVWGEIRLIASARSAGRMLAVRAEETEVFALTEDAFDGFGVGDVALFLTPADISARWAPVVAARGTVVVDQSDAFREDPEVPLVVPEINAHAVRIRPRGIVAAPDTVTAAMIASLGALHAEYSLTDLAVSTYQAASAAGRAGAETLRRQLSLVAGTSLGEQPGDVRRAVGEDTGPFAAPLALNVVPWSGELREGGWSSHELAVRAQTRRILQLEQLPVAVTCVQVPVLTGNSLTVRARFENRVDAAHAREILDAAPGVVLVDDPEAGEFPTPVDAAGTDPAWVGRVRASLDDRHSLEFFVCADNLRKGAALNATQIAELIAGEFA
- a CDS encoding DUF5063 domain-containing protein; the encoded protein is MSDATLHALGQDPDDFAASIADQIESFIVAVTEVAKGEDPDSAVPFLLLEVSQLLLAGGRLGAYQDVLPEERYEPDLGPEPDVDDLRERFAIMLEPVDVYSEVFDPYEPRKAPVPHRISDDLADVVADLRHGLIHHQAGRITEALWWWQFSYFTNWGPTASATLRALQSLIAHVRLDQPLAALDGLDTDEDLAEDDLAEQAGQVMAEELGGLGRK
- a CDS encoding SigE family RNA polymerase sigma factor, which produces MAEALLEPVVRPVRTGIIPSRQGFLMPALPALPVRPHAGVPVIVPVPPAGPSEAPVLAGVPTRNGRVPAPRESAEPGGVESGGTGETAETAEKVVVAGTTVDHLTETYQAHYRSLLGLAALLLDDTASCEDVVQEAFIRVHSARNRVRDRDKTLAYLRQTVVNLSRSALRRRILGLKLLSKPMPDMASAEEGAYDQLERDDLIKAMRGLQRRQREVLVLRYFADMTEAQVAETLGVSLGSVKAYGSRGIAALRVAMEAAQS
- a CDS encoding SURF1 family protein yields the protein MHRFLLTPRWWGINVFVALAVPFCLFMGSWQLGRFEDRVDTHREASAERPADQVAAPLDSLLPVSTKTSGRMASASGEYAEQLLVPERRQGGASGFYVLTLLKTDSGKTVPVVRGWLPGAADPAKAPAAPTGRVEVTGALQASESSSSKGVHSSGGLPAGQLGVIGAASLVNIVPYDLYDAWLTVQTPADGLVPVPVQAPVNTGLDLKAFQNLGYTGEWFVFVAFVLFMWFRLYRREIETLRDAEAGLVPVASPAEAAVAAQRG
- a CDS encoding aspartate kinase, with protein sequence MGLVVQKYGGSSVADAEGIKRVAKRIVDAKKNGHQVVVVVSAMGDTTDELIDLAEQVSPMPAGREFDMLLTAGERISMALLAMAIKNLGHEAQSFTGSQAGVITDSVHNKARIIDVTPGRIRTALDEGNIAIVAGFQGVSADSKDITTLGRGGSDTTAVALAAALDAEVCEIYTDVDGVFTADPRVVKKAKKIDWISSEDMLELAASGSKVLLHRCVEYARRYNIPIHVRSSFSGLRGTWVSNEQPQGDEQVEHAIISGVAHDVSEAKITVVGVPDKPGEAAAIFRAIADAEINIDMIVQNVSAASTGLTDISFTLPKAEGHKAIDALEKAKGQIGFDSLRYDDQIGKISLVGAGMKTNPGVTASFFQALSDAGVNIELISTSEIRISVVTRQDDVNEAVRAVHTAFGLDSDSDEAVVYGGTGR